The uncultured Eubacteriales bacterium region CCACGGGTCACCATCTTTCTTTCAGCTTTCCCCTTGACAGCGCAGTGAGAGCGCGGTACAATAGAGTCCTGTAAAAGTGAATATAGTTATGTACTTTATCCGTTGAGAAGAACGGTAAGGAGAAGAAAACCGATTGCAGTTTCTTTTGCTTACTTTTCTTTTCGAAGAGAAGTAAGTTGGTGTTGATTGCGGCGAGGGCCCACCCGTTCCCATCCCGAACACGGAAGTTAAGCTCGCCTGCGCCGAAGATACTTGGCTGGAGACGGCCCGGGAAAATAGGTAATGCCAACACAAAAAAGAGGGTCTGGTCCGACCAGACCAGACCCTCTTGATATTCCTCAATAGCTCAGTCGGTAGAGCATGCGACTGTTAATCGCAGGGTCGTTGGTTCAAGTCCAACTTGGGGAGCCACGCGGCTTGCCGCCACGACAAGTGACGGCAAGCCCTTTTTTAAAATTGTCCTGGGTATGGGCCTTTAGCTCAGTTGGTTAGAGCAGCCGGCTCATAACCGGTCGGTCCTGGGTTCAAGTCCCCGAAGGCCCACCATATAGGGGTATAGCTCAGCAGGTAGAGCAGCGGTCTCCAAAACCGCGTGCCGAGGGTTCGATTCCTTCTGCCCCTGCCAAGACAACGCGAGACGGAGCCTGAAAAGGGCTCCGTTTTGCGTTCTATTCCAACTTGTTTCCCCTTTGGTTTTTCCTTTACAGATTTGAAACTGATTTTATGAAAGTGTTTATCCGGGCCGTGCTTTCTTTGTCTAGTCGGTGACATGGCCGTATATGTACAGGGTAAAAGCAGCTGTTGCACGGATGAGATTGCCCTGGACTATTTTTATATTGTCTCGGGAGCGGTTTAATGTCTTGGGCATGATATCTAACTACTTACCTACTTTCATCCTGCTGGGGGCGGTTTTTTGTTAGCCGTTATTTGCTATAAATACAATGTCATTTCCACTCCAGAAGTCCGGTATGAATGTTATCTCAAGCTCCTTCCAGTCTTCTGGCAGTTCATAACCAATTGCGCCAGCCATCTTTTTGCCCGCAGCGACACTTCCATCTAATTGTTTGGCATCGCTTGATATCTGAGATCCTAAGCTCATGTTCGTGCTGTAGCCATCAACATAAGCCTCAAATGACATTAGAGAGCTTACGGATATATCCTTGCTCGAATTGTTCTCAATTTCGAATGAGCAAAGGACAAATACATTCCCATCTTTCGGCTTGTTAAAGTCGCTGCCTGCACTATTTTCAACACCTGTCAATGTTACTACAATGTCATTAATAGATACCTGTTCCCCAACGCCAAAGGTCTCTTTTGCAGGTTGTGTGGGAGACGCGCTCACGGAAGCCGATAGAGACGGTGACGAACTTGCCCCGCCGACTTTTTCTGGCTTGTCATCTCTGTTCCCCAGCGCACCAATAATCCCTATTACAACAATGCCAACTAGGATGTACCACCAATGGAAGCTTTTCTGTTTTGCGCCGCAGCTGGGGCAGGCCTTGGCGCTTTTTGCGATTTCGGCCCCGCACGCTTTGCACTTGATCATGCTTTTGTTCTTTACCTCCATGGTATCAATCCTCTCTGTATTTTTACCGCCCTCTGGCGGCGGGTGCCCAATAGTTGAGCTCAGTCGCCAGTTGTCAGCACGCCGCTTTTTTATGAACTCCTGTTTCGCTCTGCAAACTCCCAATCTCGGTGTACCCGCTACGGTACGATACCAATACATGTCGTAGTTTTAGTTTGGGACTTCGTAGTCCTTGCTGCAACGCAATGCAGAAAGCAAACCCTGACCAATAGAACCTATAAAAAGTCTAAGCATTAACACAATAACCAGATCCTCCCTGCTCTTAATCTATAATTTAACTTTTTTGCAAGCAAAAGTCAACATTTAATTTCAAGAGGGCGGCATCCCTCCGCTGGACGGTCGTGGTGCTCATCGATCTGGAGAGCAGCCTGTTGGTCCAGTAAGCGCCTCTTGCAGGGCCCGTGGCCGCCTGGCCCACCCCCTTCCATCTCAGAAAGAGAGGCACACAGTGAGATTATTTGACGAAAAATTGTTGACAAGCCCGAGAGGTTATAGTATAATACAATCTGCGCTGCAAAGGGCAAGCCTCTCTTTTTGGCTCTTGCGGTAAGCGATGGCGCGGTAGTTCAGTTGGTTAGAATGCCGGCCTGTCACGCCGGAGGTCGAGGGTTCAAGTCCCTTCCGCGTCGCCATCGTGGGGTGCAATCGCGCCTCATGTGCTGATATAGCTCAGTCGGTAGAGCGCATCCTTGGTAAGGATGAGGTCCCCGGTCCGAATCCGGGTATCAGCTCCATAAGAAAACCCCGTAGCCGCAATGGCTATGGGGTTCTTTTTTGCCTTTTGAAACTATGTTTTCACTTATCGGTTCAAAACCTTATGAGCTGTTATTACCACCAACTATTGCGCAAATATTGGTTGCGATTCGGTTGCACCTGAAAAACTTCTAATTATTGCAGCATACCACACTACCACGCCCATGCATAGAGCAAAGAGAACCCCCAACACTCGGAAATACAGGTGGCGGTGGCGTTTGCCACGAACAAAATTAGTGGCATGCTGTAAAACGCTTTGCGCGGCCAATCTGCCAGAGGGATATGGCCTTTTGTTGGCGGAGCATCGTAGCCCGGCGGGCTATCCTCGGGGTGGCATGGGGTCATACCGCGCACGAACCAGACCGGGGTGCCTTTCATAGTATAAACCATCGAAAGCAAGGAAGGTATGGCACGGTGAAGGACATCTTGTATTTAGCGCTGGGCGATTCGATTGCGACCGGCACACTGCACAACTTTGCAAGGGTGACAAGCTATACAGGGTATCTGAACCATACACTGAGGAAGCGAGGCTATCGGACGCGGATGGTGAGCCTGGCCCAAGACGGCGATACCACGCATGAACTGCTTTACAAGCTGGGACAGACCTGGTTTCAGAGTTGGGTGCGGCGTGCTGACCTCATCACCCTTTCAATTGGAGGCAACAACCTAATGCGCGCCGCGTCAATTCCGGGGTTCACCAGTGTGTGCGTTCCCAAAGCTGAGGCTGGCGTGTGCGCCTTCTGCTCCGATTGGGAGAAAATTATCGAGCAGCTGCGGGCTTTAAATCCAGACTGCGCCCTGATAACTATGACGGTGTATAACCCCTACAACCACACCCAAAATCTCGGCAGCGGCTATCGTGCAGACTGCGGTTTGCGGGAGTTGACAGAGCGACATCTCAGTAAAATCAACGGAGTAATCGAGTCACAGTGCCGGGGGCGTTACCGAGTTGCCGATATCCACACATTGTTCGACCGCTTTTCCCATGGGGAAATGGGCCGGGTAGCCAGCCTCTACTCATCCGGGCTCTACATCTTACGTAATCCTCATCCCACCTCTTATGGACACTGGCTTATTTCCCGTGCCCACGCGGACGTGATTGAGGAACAGTTGGGACGTGAGCTAGCTACCTTATGAGGTCATCGGGCCCTCCCAGGGAAGACCCCCATTACTCGGCGCGATTCGGGCAGTGAGGAACTTTTTACTTTTCAGGCCATACCCCGTCCTGGACTGCAGCCGGGGCCGGAATAAGGCATAAAGATACCACCCCTGGGGATTACTCCCTGGGGGTGGGTTTTGCTTCCCATTATGCTCTTACTGTGAATAGACTATCTCTATATTTGAAGGTTTCGTAAAATTTCGTAATAGCGTATTGTTGCCAGTTCACTTGTTTTGCCTTTTTTACAGAAGGAAAGCTCGGCCAACTTTGGAACAACGCGCTCAACCACAATCTGGCCATCCACCATTTTGGATTTCAATGTTTCCAATGCCTCAATAAACCGGTGGTCCTCCTTTGCTCGGTTATAAAAGGATAAGACGTAAACGTATATAAAAAGGTTGTAGTTTCGGAAAGGATATTCAACCTGCATGAATAAGGTTCCGATTCCGTAGTGGCATGGGCCGATGGGCTTTCTGATTTCCCAATGCTTCAGCAAAAACTCTACCGCTTTTTCAAGCGCCGGTTCTTTGTTGAGATAGTCGCTAAAGCGGAACGCATTCAGGGCGGTAAGCGTTGGAAAGGGATTTGAATACTCTGTTTCAGGGCCTCGGCCAAAGCTGAATTTATTGCAGCGCCAGCCGCCGTCAAGTTGCTGGATATCCAATAGGTGTCTGAAGGTTTTTTGCAGTCTGACATCAGATGCATACCCCATGTGGCAAAGTGTTTCAGCCGCATGAGCAGTATGGCAAGGGTAAATGCTCCCCTGTGGATATACCTTGAAGCGTCCATCTTCCTGCCAAGTGCTGAATATTAATGCTGCGGTCTCTTTTAGTAAAGGTTCTATGGGTTCCATACCCAATTCCAACAAGTACGATACACTTTCCAAAGTTGAGAACGGAGCGCCTTTTATCAGACGCTTATCAGGCGTTGTCCAAAGGTCAGCTCCATTATCATGCCTATGGGATAATATAGTTTCAACATCTAATGCATATTGCGTCTCTAAAGCCATCTCTTTCACCTCTCTTAATACAATCTTTGCTCTAAGTTCCTTCTCTGAAGAGTTGGACCGAATTTCACATTCTGCGAATAATTAGCAGCTGGCTAGTCACCCGTGTTTCTAATATATATTGGAAGACTAATTATACCACACCACCCCGCCCATGCAACCTCTACCTATTGCCTGATCGGCGGGAAAGTCCGGGACCTGATGGAGTACGTATGTGAATAAAGGCACCCCAGTAATGCTCATTTATTGCAACTTAAAAATACTGATATCTAAGGCGAGACCTTCTAAGCGCCGGGACACGATCACACTGCAGCCATTACCGGAATTGTGAGCGCTATAATCGGGCTGCTGCTCCGGGGCAGGTGCATAAGAGAATCAGGCATAAAGATAACCCCAGTCTGGATTTATCGTCCAGACTGGGGGCTTTACTTCGACATATTTAATTTTCGCATAACATGTTTTGCTTATTATTTTAACACTTCTTGGGTATCATAACGTTTGTAAGGGACAGTTTCTTTTCATTTCATCCTCTTTGTTTGGGCCGGACGTCAGGAGCAGGCGTCCGGCTTTTTTTATGCTTTAGCATAAAGATGCCGCCCTGATGGTGTGGCTTACTTCCAAATGACTTTAGCCTTCAGAGTTATTAAGCACCATAAACAAACCTATGGCCCCGAAACCCAGGCCTATCCAGTACCAGAAATCTCCGGCTCCCATGAGAAGTGGTAAAGAAATTAGAATACCAAACAACAGGAATCCTATACCTTTTAGTTGCTTTTGCATAAGCCCTCACCTCCTTGCTATTAGGATCTTGACCAGAGTATACCACATAGAAACGCCCATGCATAGATAAAAAGATGCCTCCATCCCTCGGTAATACGGGAGATGAGGGTGATTTACCTGGGGAATTTCTCAATAACTTAAAATTGGCTCGGAGTGTCCCATACCCCGTGGCAGGCTTCTGGCTTTCGTCTGCGTTACCCGCCATGCCCGCCCTGGACTGCAGCCTGAGCGTTGCGCTCTTCACACATCGCCCCCAACCGGAATATACTAGGAATGCAGCAGGCAACACACATACCCTCTTCACATATTTTACCCCCACCCGGCTCATTACCGGGTGGGGGTATTTATTTATGACCTATCACTACCGCATTTTGAAATATCTTCAAGTAGGTATTGTTAGATTGCCATGAATTGAAGAGGTGGTTTTATGTGTGGAAGAATCCGGATCCGGGTATTAGTTTTAGAAAGGACCTGCGATCGCAGTGCCTTTTTTGTCACGCGGAGCTTTCGGACATAAAAGAGAGGGTCGCCCACCGCTGGGCGGCCCTCTCTCTGCTATGTCAGCGGAGCACTTTTTCGATAAACCGGGTCAGGATTACAGAGACTTCCGCCCGGGTGGCCTGACCCTGGGGGTCGATACGCTCGCCGGGCTTTCCGGTGAGGAGCCCCGCCCGGAGGCAGGTCTCCACCGCGTCGGCAGCCCAGCCGCTGACAGAGCCAGCGTCGGTGAAATCGCTCAACTCCTCGTCTTGTTCCAGAGACAGCCCGGCGTAGTCCAAATAACGGACGAGGACGGTGCAGAGCTGCTCCCTTGTAAGGTAGGCCTCGGGAGCCAGATCGCTGCCAGTCCCCTGGAGAATGCCCTGTTCGGCTGTCCAGGCCAGGGAGGTGCCGTACCAGGGCTGCAGTGCGGGGACCGCGGTGCTCCTGCCGTCCAGCCGGGCCAGAACCGTCGCCATCATAGCGCGGGTCATGGGTGCCCCAGGGGCAAAGGAGCCATCAGGCGTGCCGCTGATCACATCGCGGACGGCCAGGAAGGAGACTGCCTCCGCCGCCCAATTGCCCGGAGGCACGTCATGGAAGGCGGTGGTCCTAGTATCCAGGGAGATGACTGCGTCGCCTGAAATAAGCGCGGTGACGGACCCACCGGATACCAGCGAGAAGGGCAGCGGCCGAACCACCCCGTCCGGTAGCACCTGCACGGCCACGTTTCCCTCGGGAGCGTCCAAAAACACTTTTACTGCCGTGTTCAGCCCGGTGGAGAGGGCCACAGCTCCGTCCGCCCGACGGGCGGCAGTGACGGTGAGGGCGCCCTCGTGGCCGCTCAGACTTTCGGCGGGGATGATGATACTTGCCAACGGGAGCCGGAAGGTCACAGTATTCCCCGCCATGCTTGCAGCCGCGCCGGAGGGTAAAGTGACGGAGACCTGCGAGGCCTCGCCCCGCACCTTAGGCTGGATAATGAGCGCCGTGGTGCCGCTCCTTTTTCCGGCGGAGAGGAGGCGGGCCACGTCGGAGCTGGTAAGGCGTGCGCTCGCCGCGCCGTTGGAGGCCTGTGCCGACGGGGAGATAGAGACCGCGGCGCTTCCGTCCGGGGTGGTCACGGTCACCACCGGGAGTTGAGTGGAGGAGCCTTGAGTCGTCACGGTGACGATACACTGGGCCGACATGCCTCCTGCTGTAGCGGTAATGGTCGCTGTGCCGCCCGATACCGCTGTGACCAGACCGGTGCTGCTGACGGTGGCGACCGTCTCGTCGCTGGAGGTCCAGGTAATGGAGACGCTCCCTGCCGGGGACACCGCCGCGGTAAGTTGGAGGGTGTTATCTCCGTTGGTGTAGAGGCTGGCCTGGGTGGGGGAGAGGGTGATGGACTCCACGGCCCCCGCCACGGAGAGAGCGCCCACGGTGGCGTTCAGTGGCAGCGCCATCGGGGAGTTATCCTTTACGATGCCGGTGACATTGGGCAAGAGACCCGCCATGTAGCGCACCTTGCCCTCTCCCGCTGCTGGGGCCGCCAGGGTGAGGGTAATGGTGCTCTCGTCCTTCCTCCGGGCGGAGGAGATGGTGACGGGCGCACCGCCATCGGTGACCTCGAAGCCGGTAATGTCAGCAGCGGGCGTAAAGTTGCTGCCGCCCGTGTGCGCCAGGGTCACGTCGATCGCCGTGCGGCTCTCGTCGGTAAAGTGGACGCCTGAAATAGAGGGGCCGGTGTAATAGTCCGTCTTGCCGGGCGTATCGTCGTAGTACCAGAGGATGGCGTTGGCGACGCGCCTGCCGATAATATCCTGGCTGGCGGAGGTATAGTGGAGATTGTCGCTGTTGCGGCCCAGGTCCAGCTCCACCGCGGCCAGAATCACACTGTTTTTCGGGTCGTTGGCCCGCATCTGCGCGGCGCGGATGCCGTCCATGTAGGGGGCCCGGTCGTCGCCCCAGCTTCCGGCCTTTGCCGGACCAAGCTGGCAGTAGAGGAAGGGCACGTTCCAGCCAAGGTCGGCCCGGTAGTTGGAGATGAGTGTGTTCAGGGCGGCGAGGTACTCCTCCTCGCCCGTGCCGGCGGACACGTCGTGCTCACCTTGGTTCATCAGGATAAATTCCACCCCTCCCGCAGCCCGGGCCCGGTAGAGGGAGTTGCCATACAGGTTGGAGCGGTCGGCGGGATTACTCTCCGTGCGGTCCAGCCAGCGGGGGTAGTCGGCGCAGTCGCACACCAGGCCCGCGCCCCCCTTTGCCGCCGGAATGATGCCCACGGGCAGGCCATACCTTTCAATAAGGGCGTTGACCAGAGAGGGGACCATAGAGTTGCCGGTGGTACCGTCGGCGGAGATGGGAGTGGTATCCCCCTTGTCGTAGGGGTCTTCCAGATGGGTCCAGCGCTCGTTCATGAAATTGGAGGCCAGGTCGTGAGCGGTTATGGCTTCGCCCTGGCCGATACCCACCATGTTGGATTGGCCAATGCACAAGATGTTGATGCCCACGCCCCAACGCCCGCTTTCAGCGCCGGTCAGTTTCGCGCCGTCGCCGTCATAGGCGGCGAGCTGGGTCTTGTACCAGCCGCCCTGGGGGACGGTGAGCGCGGTGGAGAAGCTGCCGTCGGCCTTTAGGGGGATTTCTCTCCAGTCAAGGACGACGCTGCCCTCGTCTGCCCAGGTGACCACACGGGCCTTCAGAGTGGCTACGTCCGACGCGATTCCCGTGAGGGTGACAGCCCCCGTCTTGGTTTTCACATCCCGCTGGTAGACCTGCCGGTCCGCCATGGAAGATAGGGTGAGAACCGGGCCGCTGCGGGTGGCCCAGATAAGGTCATCCACCTTGGCGGGGACGGCGTAGCTGCGTACGCCTACCATACCCTTGGTTTGGAGAACGGGGGCCTGGATGGTGGTGTCGTAAAGCGGGACATTGTCAATCCAGACCTTTAGCGCGCTACCCTGGACCTCGGCCTTCATGCAGGTGATGCGGTTTCCGTTGAGGGTGTAGGGTACGGTTATGTTGCGTGCGGTCTTCCCGCCCACGATCTCCAGGAGGTTGAGACCGGTGGCGGTAAAGCGCAGGTGGACATAATTGTTTGCGTCCTGAGCCCGGAGCACCAGTCCCGCGCCGCCGGAGCCCGTGAGGGCGTCCATGGTGAAGTGGGCGGTGAGCGCACCATCAGTGAAGGTTTCTGTGTCCTTCACCAGGGCCAGTACCGACGCGCTGGCGCTCTCGGGGGTGATGGTGAGGACCTCGCCGCCGATGGCTGCCGTCCCGCCTGTGACAGCCAGCCGGTCAAGCTGGGCGGCGCTGTTCAGATTCAAGGTCAGCTTTGGCATATAAAGGCCGGACACATCGGGCGCGGTGGTCGATTTCCCCTTCTTCTGGCGGAAGAGCCAGTCGAGGTATAGCTCCGGCTGCTCGAAGAGCCGCCGCTGGACGTAGTGGTCGTCCCCCGGATACTCAAGATACGTGATGGTGGTGCTGCCCGCGGCCTGGAGGGCGTCCACCATCTCTCGGGAGCCGCTGATGGGCACTGTGGGATCAGACGCGCCATGCAAGACCAGTAGGGGCATGTCCTTAATGACATCCGCCCGGACGAGGCTGCCGGCACCGCACATGGGCACCGCCGCCGCAAAGGTCTCCGGGTGGCGGGTGATGAGGTCCCAGGTGCCGTACCCGCCGAAGGACTGGCCCATGAGGTACACACGATTGCCGTCCACCTGATATGCCTCCTTCAGCTCGCCGATCAGGCCCATGAGGAGCTTTGCGCTGTTTGACTCCGCTATGCTGTCAGCGTAGCTTCCCAGCGTCCAGTCCACGTTGACCCACTTGTCACTGTCAGGCAGCTGGGGCACTACGATGATGCAGGGGTGGTCCGGGTCGTCGATGAGGGGAGTGATGAGGGGGGAGAGGTTTGCGAGCTGTTTAACGTTATCGGTCCCGCGGCTGCCCGCGCCGTTGAGGTAGATGAGAAGAGGCAACTCCTGATCCTGCCCATGTTCATAACTGGCGGGGACATAGAGGCGGTAGTTGAGGCCCTTTGTTTGGATGGTGGTGTCACTATAGACCTTTTGATACATCTCTTCCATGGAGTGTATCTTGGGGCTGGTCTGACCGGGCTCTACGCCGGGATCGGGGCCGGGGTCCTCCCCCCCGACCAGGGTGAAACGCAGTTCTACCGGCACCAGGGTGCCGCCGTTAGAGGAGACGAATGTAAACGTATGGGAGCCACCTTGCAGAGTGAATTGGCCCAAAGAGAGGTCGTGGTAGGTGCCGTTTTTGCTTGCATCACTAAAGTTGGTCTGTGTGCCCACGGTCTGGCCGTCCGCTAGGAAGGACCAGATGCCGTAGCCTTGATAATATTTGGTGTTTAGGGTGATTTGATAGGTTCCGGCGGGGAGCTCTCCCAACTGGAACGTCAAGGTCCCTCCGGCGCTGCCGCCGGTCAACTTGACGCGCTGCTTGCTTACACTGCTGTCCGTAACTACCTCGATGCTGGCCCCGCTGCCAGAAGTGACCTTGCTTGCGCTATAGAGCGTCAGCAGGTCGTATTTTTGTTCAGCGGAGACAGTGATGGCCGCGCTGCCGAAAATCGTCACGCCGTCCACCACAGCGGTAGCGATAAGCGTTGCTGTTCCACCGGACAGGGCCGTCAGAGTCCCTTCCGGGGATACCTGAAGGATGCCGCTCTGCCCCGTTGAAAATTCCGTTTGGGGCAGGTTGTCGGTCGCCACGCTCCCGTCGGAGTAGACAACTCCGGTAATCTCAGCTTTTCCTGCCGGGCCGAAGACCGACAAGGTGGCCGGGACGCTGAGGCGCAGGCTCTGGGGCGAGGCGGAGGTCACGGTGATCGTACAAATAGCCTTGACCTCCGGGCTGGAGAACGAGGCGGCGGTGATGACCGCCGTACCTGCCGCCATGGCTTTGATCAGTCCGTCGGCGGTGACGGCAGCCACGGCGGGGTTATTGGACGCGAAGATTACCCGCTTGTCGGTGGTGCTCTCAGGTAAGATGCTGGCGGTCAGCCGGGTGGTCTGTCCCATGGAGAGGGAGAGGCTGCTCTCGCTCAGCGTGACGTGCTCCGCCGGGGTACCCGAAAAGTCGGTGACCGTCACGTCGACAGACTGGCGGAAGAGGCCACTGCCGTAAGACACGGTGATGTAGGGGACGTTGGGCAGTGTGTAGGAGCCTTTGAAGACCGAGGTATCGGTATCCGCCTCCGTGACGGTGACGGTGGTCCGCTCACCGGTGAGGGGATTTGTCACCACCACCTCGCCGGTCTCCCGCGCTGCAGGGTCCATGTTGAGGGGCGCTTGGAGGGAGAGTGTGACGCTCGTTCCCACGGTGCCGGCGGCGGGGGCACTGAGTGCCACCGCATCCGCCGCCGCGTAGGCCAGAGAGGCATTCCACGCGGTGTTGTAGGACACCCAGCCCTCGGTATAGCCTGTGTTGTAGTTCTCGGGGGCATAGGGATAGCAGAGCTCGGGGGCGTTGGCGTCGATGACTGCCGT contains the following coding sequences:
- a CDS encoding conserved hypothetical protein (Evidence 4 : Homologs of previously reported genes of unknown function), with the protein product MALETQYALDVETILSHRHDNGADLWTTPDKRLIKGAPFSTLESVSYLLELGMEPIEPLLKETAALIFSTWQEDGRFKVYPQGSIYPCHTAHAAETLCHMGYASDVRLQKTFRHLLDIQQLDGGWRCNKFSFGRGPETEYSNPFPTLTALNAFRFSDYLNKEPALEKAVEFLLKHWEIRKPIGPCHYGIGTLFMQVEYPFRNYNLFIYVYVLSFYNRAKEDHRFIEALETLKSKMVDGQIVVERVVPKLAELSFCKKGKTSELATIRYYEILRNLQI
- a CDS encoding hypothetical protein (Evidence 5 : No homology to any previously reported sequences), with the protein product MKDILYLALGDSIATGTLHNFARVTSYTGYLNHTLRKRGYRTRMVSLAQDGDTTHELLYKLGQTWFQSWVRRADLITLSIGGNNLMRAASIPGFTSVCVPKAEAGVCAFCSDWEKIIEQLRALNPDCALITMTVYNPYNHTQNLGSGYRADCGLRELTERHLSKINGVIESQCRGRYRVADIHTLFDRFSHGEMGRVASLYSSGLYILRNPHPTSYGHWLISRAHADVIEEQLGRELATL
- a CDS encoding hypothetical protein (Evidence 5 : No homology to any previously reported sequences), with amino-acid sequence MDASRYIHRGAFTLAILLMRLKHFATWGMHLMSDCKKPSDTYWISSNLTAAGAAINSALAEALKQSIQIPFQRLPP
- a CDS encoding Telomeric repeat-binding factor 2, which produces MEVKNKSMIKCKACGAEIAKSAKACPSCGAKQKSFHWWYILVGIVVIGIIGALGNRDDKPEKVGGASSSPSLSASVSASPTQPAKETFGVGEQVSINDIVVTLTGVENSAGSDFNKPKDGNVFVLCSFEIENNSSKDISVSSLMSFEAYVDGYSTNMSLGSQISSDAKQLDGSVAAGKKMAGAIGYELPEDWKELEITFIPDFWSGNDIVFIANNG
- a CDS encoding hypothetical protein (Evidence 5 : No homology to any previously reported sequences) encodes the protein MPPSLGNTGDEGDLPGEFLNNLKLARSVPYPVAGFWLSSALPAMPALDCSLSVALFTHRPQPEYTRNAAGNTHTLFTYFTPTRLITGWGYLFMTYHYRILKYLQVGIVRLP
- a CDS encoding hypothetical protein (Evidence 5 : No homology to any previously reported sequences), producing MLALPIFPGRLQPSIFGAGELNFRVRDGNGWALAAINTNLLLFEKKSKQKKLQSVFFSLPFFSTDKVHNYIHFYRTLLYRALTALSRGKLKERW